A DNA window from Primulina tabacum isolate GXHZ01 chromosome 12, ASM2559414v2, whole genome shotgun sequence contains the following coding sequences:
- the LOC142520960 gene encoding putative LRR receptor-like serine/threonine-protein kinase At3g47570, with product MSIAVKVLNLDIRGASKSFMSECNAITAVRHRNLLKIPSACESIDFQGNNFMALIYEFMANGSLEKWLHNDHVVEIESANNKKLSTTQKLNIVFEVASAVEYLHHGTNSIVIHGDLKASNILLDENMTAHVGDFGLAKVVSNIYPSYEGSSSSVAIKGTIGYIPPEYGMTNSMTMQGDVYSLGILVLEMFTNIRPTGDATLNGHSSLHHLVNHALHSQEVNTVDQIFDLHKHTDHKMQNKIKNCLNSVLEIGVACSMELPKDRMTTTDVVVELDKIRKVFLAE from the exons ATGTCAATTGCCGTGAAGGTTCTCAATCTTGACATCCGAGGAGCTTCCAAAAGCTTCATGTCAGAATGCAATGCAATAACAGCAGTAAGACATAGAAACCTTCTCAAAATACCGAGTGCATGCGAAAGCATAGACTTTCAGGGGAACAATTTCATGGCattgatttatgaatttatggcTAACGGAAGCTTGGAAAAATGGTTGCATAATGATCATGTGGTAGAAATTGAAAGTGCAAACAACAAAAAACTTAGCACAACTCAAAAATTGAATATTGTCTTCGAGGTTGCATCTGCGGTAGAATACTTACACCATGGCACAAATTCCATCGTCATTCATGGTGATTTGAAGGCAAGCAACATTCTGTTGGATGAAAATATGACTGCGCATGTCGGCGACTTTGGATTGGCAAAAGTGGTTTCGAACATATATCCATCATACGAAGGAAGCAGTAGCTCGGTGGCAATCAAGGGTACCATTGGTTATATTCCTCCAG AGTATGGGATGACCAACTCCATGACAATGCAAGGGGATGTATATAGCTTGGGGATTCTTGTGCTGGAGATGTTCACAAACATAAGACCAACAGGCGATGCCACGCTTAACGGTCATTCGAGCCTCCACCATTTAGTGAACCATGCTTTGCATAGCCAAGAGGTGAACACTGTGGATCAAATCTTTGATCTGCATAAACACACTGATCACAAAATGCAAAATAAGATCAAGAATTGTCTGAACTCTGTTCTTGAAATTGGTGTAGCATGTTCGATGGAGTTGCCAAAGGATCGAATGACGACGACGGATGTTGTCGTTGAATTGGACAAGATTCGAAAGGTTTTTTTGGCTGAATGA